A genomic window from Thiomonas arsenitoxydans includes:
- a CDS encoding FKBP-type peptidyl-prolyl cis-trans isomerase: MPCVQPDSYLTLHYRLSDPGGVDAVNTFGGTPATFTLGQGQLSPALEALLIGLDENTHTRFDLPAGAAFGARIPGLLRWVSRGEVERAREYPGPAAQVGDVMRLRLPTNADGEAGLLTALVRDIDETGDALLLDFNHPLADCPTTFEVKILAVL; this comes from the coding sequence CCTGATTCCTATCTCACCCTGCATTACCGCCTCAGCGATCCGGGCGGCGTCGATGCGGTCAACACCTTCGGCGGCACACCCGCCACGTTTACGTTGGGACAGGGGCAACTCAGCCCGGCGCTGGAGGCCTTGCTCATCGGCCTCGATGAAAACACGCACACCCGTTTCGATCTGCCTGCGGGCGCAGCTTTTGGCGCGCGCATTCCGGGCTTGCTGCGTTGGGTTTCGCGCGGGGAGGTTGAACGTGCGCGCGAATATCCCGGGCCTGCGGCGCAGGTCGGCGATGTGATGCGTCTGCGTCTGCCGACCAATGCGGATGGCGAAGCCGGTCTGCTCACCGCACTGGTGCGTGACATTGACGAAACCGGCGACGCGCTGCTGCTCGATTTCAACCATCCCCTGGCCGACTGCCCCACGACTTTCGAGGTCAAGATTCTCGCCGTGCTATGA